A window of the Helianthus annuus cultivar XRQ/B chromosome 4, HanXRQr2.0-SUNRISE, whole genome shotgun sequence genome harbors these coding sequences:
- the LOC110935867 gene encoding uncharacterized protein LOC110935867 has product MVLDGVITSPHRRSQPAFFSPSFKKQPSKTDELGDFPTIVRRHRFLLTALVLLAFLCTVYLYFAVTLGDYDTCSGLTGSQKALCHAQHVKQSVSHGKMKIL; this is encoded by the coding sequence ATGGTTCTAGACGGTGTAATAACTTCACCCCACAGGAGGTCACAACCCGCGTTTTTCTCACCATCATTCAAAAAACAACCCTCAAAAACCGACGAATTGGGTGATTTTCCAACAATTGTTAGGCGACACCGCTTCCTTTTAACCGCCCTTGTGCTACTTGCTTTCTTGTGCACCGTTTATCTTTACTTTGCTGTAACCCTAGGGGACTATGACACTTGTTCGGGTTTGACCGGGAGTCAAAAGGCATTATGTCATGCACAACATGTAAAACAATCAGTTTCCCATGGGAAAATGAAAATTCTTTAG
- the LOC110935866 gene encoding serine incorporator 3 yields MWAAGCLASCCASCACGACQSVVSGISRRSARIAYCGLFALSLIVAWILREVAAPLMEKIPWINHFYETPDREWFETDAVLRVSLGNFLFFSILSLLMVGVKNQKDPRDSLHHGGWMMKIICWCLMVIFMFFLPNEIISFYESTSKIGSGLFLLVQVVLLLDFVHSWNDKWVGYDEQFWYAALLIVSLVCYVATFSFSGLLFYLFTPSGQDCGLNTFFIVMTLILVFVFAVITLHPTVSGSILPASVISLYCMYLCYSGLASEPRDYACNGLHKHSKAVSTGTLTVGLLTTVLSVVYSAVRAGSSTTLLSPPSSPRAGDEKPLLPLDKRDEHEEKENNKPVTYSYSFFHIIFSLASMYSAMLLTGWSTSVGESGRLVDVGWPSVWVRIITSWATAGLFIWSMVAPHLFPDREF; encoded by the exons ATGTGGGCAGCTGGTTGCctggcttcttgttgtgcatcatgTGCATGTGGTGCATGCCAATCGGTGGTTTCTGGGATCAGTCGTCGATCAGCTCGTATTGCGTATTGTGGTCTCTTTGCTCTTTCGCTGATCGTGGCTTGGATTCTAAGGGAAGTTGCTGCTCCACTCATGGAGAAGATCCCAT GGATTAATCATTTTTATGAAACACCTGATAGGGAATGGTTTGAGACTGATGCTGTTTTGCGAGTTAGTTTGGGGAATTTCTTGTTCTTCTCAATTTTATCCCTATTAATGGTTGGGGTGAAAAACCAGAAAGACCCACGTGATAGTTTGCATCATGGTGGATGGATGATGAAAATCATTTGTTGGTGCCTTATGgtaatttttatgtttttcctTCCAAACGAGATCATCAGCTTTTACG AGTCGACATCAAAAATTGGGTCTGGATTATTCCTACTTGTTCAAGTTGTACTGTTGTTGGATTTTGTGCATAGCTGGAATGACAAATGGGTTGGATACGATGAACAGTtctg GTATGCAGCCTTGCTTATTGTTTCCCTCGTGTGTTATGTGGCAACATTCTCGTTCTCTGGACTTTTGTTCTATTTGTTCACGCCATCTGGTCAAGACTGTGGGCTCAATACATTCTTTATTGTGATGACTCTGATTCTCGTGTTCGTGTTTGCCGTTATCACGTTGCATCCTACA gtaAGTGGAAGCATATTGCCAGCATCTGTTATTTCTTTATACTGCATGTATCTTTGCTATAGCGGGCTTGCAAGTGAACCAAGAGATTATGCTTGCAATGGGCTCCACAAGCATTCTAAGGCTGTTAGCACCGGTACACTTACTGTCGGGTTGCTTACTACTGTGCTCTCTGTAGTATACTCCGCCGTCCGGGCTGGATCGTCTACAACTTTGCTTTCCCCTCCAAGCTCACCCCGAGCag GTGATGAGAAACCATTGCTCCCATTGGACAAAAGAGACGAGCATGAAGAAAAAGAGAACAATAAACCCGTAACATATTCGTATTCATTTTTCCACATCATCTTCTCACTTGCTAGCATGTACTCCGCAATGCTTTTGACAGGATGGTCAACCTCAGTTGGAGAGAGTGGCAGGTTGGTGGATGTTGGGTGGCCCTCAGTGTGGGTCCGCATAATAACCTCGTGGGCCACCGCAGGTTTGTTCATCTGGTCGATGGTTGCCCCACACCTCTTTCCGGATCGTGAATTCTGA
- the LOC110935868 gene encoding protein HEADING DATE REPRESSOR 1, whose protein sequence is MDDDKMTEKTVVEGFVPVSSAPVFWKSRKRSASAKNLHKDITNDVNQTPEKKEDEVNDEKMEESTPPTVLSEKRKALFEPLEPIMDLNGRRPTAESLLPPPDFDSASYPRGWLIGKKRKLVNVDVVESMRRIAVQEMNRKDREINGLNEQLEEDSRVLEHLQLQLLDERSKRAEVERQNTLLQNQVDMLMNMLQDPEPIDDDEDDNGSQEP, encoded by the exons ATGGATGATGATAAGATGACGGAGAAAACGGTTGTTGAAGGATTTGTTCCGGTGTCTTCTGCTCCGGTGTTCTGGAAGTCGAGGAAGAGATCAG CTAGTGCAAAGAATTTGCACAAGGACATAACAAACGACGTGAATCAAACACCTGaaaagaaagaagatgaagtgaACGATGAAAAAATGGAAGAATCAACTCCGCCAACGGTTTTATCTGAGAAACGTAAGGCTCTCTTTGAACCTCTGGAACCAATAATGGATTTGAATGGTAGAAGGCCTACAGCTGAATCTTTACTCCCCCCACCCGACTTTGACTCCGCTAGTTACCCTCGTGGATGGCTAATTGGGAAGAAGAGGAAGCTTGTAAACGTTGATGTCGTTGAAAGCATGCGCAGAATTGCAGTACAAGAAATGAACCGAAAG GACAGAGAAATTAACGGGCTTAATGAGCAGTTGGAAGAGGATTCGCGTGTCCTTGAACACCTGCAGCTTCAGCTGCTGGACGAACGAAGCAAACGTGCAGAAGTTGAGCGACAAAATACGTTGCTTCAAAACCAAGTTGATATGCTCATGAATATGCTTCAGGATCCTGAACCTatcgatgatgatgaagatgataacGGGTCACAAGAACCGTAA